The DNA sequence GTTGGAGTATATCCAGAGAACACTATTTACACATTTCTTACAGCAGCTAGCGTAACAGGTGTGTTTAGCAGTAATTTTAGCGATATCCCTATACCTTACTCTGTGAATTATTCTCCAACCAGTGCTTTTCTGATCGTATCTCCTTTTATTATTACTCCTGTGCCTAATTCAGACTTAAGCGGTAATGCAAGAACAGTTGCGGATTACCTCTTCTGCACCTCTTTTGATTTTAACAATCAAGATCTTGTTAATCTAGCAGAGGCCTTAACAGCTCTTTCTCCGACGGCTTATCCAGAAGCGCTAAATACATTAACCCCTGTTCCATTTGCAGCATTTGCTTTAGAAGAATTAGAAAATAACTACAATGTAGCTTCTACTTTTTTTGGGCCACAAGTAGGGCAAAACCCTCCTTGTTGTGAAGGAATAGAGGCTACTACAAATATCTGGCTGAGTCCTATAGGTTTTATCTATACTCAAGACAATCAACATGAGACTCCTGGTTTTAACGATCATACTTATGGATTTTCTGCAGGTATAGATGGTTTAGTAGTGGATGATCTCAGTATAGGAGTGGGTATTGGATATACCCATACTCATCTTAGCTGGAACTGGGGACGAGGAAGAGCTAATGCAAATTCTGCGTACTTAGGCCCTTATTTGAAATACAATTACAAAGATTTTTATTTAGATTTTCTTGTGCTAGGCGTAGGCAATTTTTATGATGTCAGTCGAAAAATTCAATTTCCAGGATATTCTCGCAAAGCAGACTCTCATCCCACTACCTGGATATTTCAGAGATGCTCCTTGTGGGTTTAAGACTTGGGCCACTTAATCAATCAGGTATTCTCTTTCAACCTGAGATCAGGTTAGATCAATTTAACATGTTCCAGACAAGGTTTACAGAAAGTAGTGCTGGTGTGATTAATCTTGATGTAGAAAATTGCTATTCTTCTTTTTTCCGTACTTTGGTCAATGCAAAATTTGCCAGAGAATGGTTGTTTTGCAATGTATGTTTGGTTCCTAGTGTTAATGTGGGCTGGTTAAGAACTACTCCCCTAACAGGAAATCACTATACTACTAAATTTCGCAATGATACATTT is a window from the Candidatus Rhabdochlamydia porcellionis genome containing:
- a CDS encoding autotransporter outer membrane beta-barrel domain-containing protein, producing the protein MGLRLGPLNQSGILFQPEIRLDQFNMFQTRFTESSAGVINLDVENCYSSFFRTLVNAKFAREWLFCNVCLVPSVNVGWLRTTPLTGNHYTTKFRNDTFCRPNFTVPGFHKTMNQVLVGAQVSAAYRECFDFSLGYQGKFGKGATINEINMGLNWRF